In one window of Duganella dendranthematis DNA:
- a CDS encoding methyltransferase domain-containing protein: protein MLNEREIESCYLGQFIPLHYHHNMLMDQNRMHPFKSAIAYAVKPGAKVLELGGGTGVLSWFAASQASKVYCVEFNPDMVREARKFLALNPNGDKVEVIHADAFEYLPPEPVDVVICEMLHVGMLREKQVEVIESFKRRYLERFGGPLPIFLPEAVIMAVQPLQQEYDFEGFYAPIVQFQETTVIYPGTVEMAPPAVYSIIDFNQPNELVYSWQGKFVVERNGEINAMRFVTKNILQVVQERSSTIDWLMGYMTLPLATPIKAREGDVLQVSFQYRAGGAIPSLQASLQAEVLYEAALQPQRVAAFA, encoded by the coding sequence ATGCTGATGGACCAGAACCGCATGCATCCCTTCAAGTCGGCGATCGCGTATGCGGTCAAGCCTGGCGCCAAGGTGCTGGAGCTGGGTGGCGGCACTGGCGTGTTGTCGTGGTTTGCGGCGTCGCAGGCGTCCAAGGTGTATTGCGTCGAGTTCAATCCGGACATGGTGAGGGAAGCGCGCAAGTTTCTGGCGCTCAATCCGAACGGCGACAAGGTCGAGGTGATCCACGCCGACGCCTTTGAATACCTGCCGCCGGAGCCGGTCGATGTGGTCATCTGCGAGATGCTGCACGTCGGCATGCTGCGCGAAAAGCAGGTCGAGGTGATCGAATCGTTCAAGCGCCGTTATCTGGAGCGTTTCGGCGGTCCGCTGCCGATCTTCCTGCCGGAAGCCGTGATCATGGCGGTGCAGCCGTTACAGCAGGAGTACGACTTCGAAGGCTTCTACGCGCCGATTGTGCAATTCCAGGAAACCACGGTGATTTATCCAGGCACGGTGGAAATGGCGCCGCCGGCCGTCTACAGCATCATCGACTTCAACCAGCCGAACGAACTGGTCTATTCGTGGCAAGGCAAGTTTGTGGTTGAGCGCAACGGCGAAATCAACGCCATGCGCTTTGTTACCAAGAACATCCTGCAAGTGGTGCAGGAGCGTTCCAGCACCATCGACTGGCTGATGGGCTACATGACGCTGCCGCTGGCGACGCCGATCAAGGCGCGCGAAGGCGACGTGCTGCAAGTCAGCTTCCAGTACCGCGCGGGCGGCGCCATTCCGTCGCTGCAAGCGTCACTGCAAGCCGAAGTGCTGTACGAGGCCGCGCTGCAACCGCAGCGCGTTGCCGCCTTCGCCTAA